Proteins co-encoded in one Corylus avellana chromosome ca9, CavTom2PMs-1.0 genomic window:
- the LOC132161791 gene encoding tropinone reductase homolog produces MADAEQSFNAQRWSLKGKTALVTGGTRGIGYAIVEELAGFGAAVHICSRNQTEINERIQEWEIKGFEVSGSVCDLTSRAEREKLIQTVSSVFDGKLNILVNNAGTVRLKETTEHTFEDYSTIMSTNIESPYHLCQLAHPLLKASGLASIVFISSIAGVIALPYLSGYAASKGAINQITKNFACEWAKDNIRTNTVAPGGVKTTIMPLDTPHAEDLEPLISRTPIRRLGEPNEISSVVAFLCLPAASYITGQIICVDGGYTVTGF; encoded by the exons ATGGCGGACGCAGAGCAGAGTTTCAACGCCCAAAGATGGTCTCTTAAGGGCAAGACCGCCCTCGTCACTGGCGGAACCAGAGGCATTGG ATATGCCATAGTAGAAGAGCTAGCTGGATTTGGGGCGGCAGTGCACATTTGTTCCCGTAACCAGACAGAGATCAATGAGAGGATTCAAGAATGGGAAATAAAAGGGTTCGAAGTAAGCGGCTCAGTTTGTGACCTTACTTCCAGAGCCGAGCGGGAGAAGCTGATTCAGACTGTATCCTCTGTTTTTGATGGCAAGCTCAACATCCTT GTAAACAATGCTGGAACAGTGAGGCTCAAAGAAACTACAGAGCATACTTTTGAAGATTACTCGACTATAATGAGCACCAACATTGAGTCTCCCTACCATCTTTGTCAGCTTGCACACCCACTTTTGAAGGCATCAGGACTTGCAAGCATTGTATTCATATCCTCAATCGCTGGTGTGATAGCTCTACCTTATTTGTCTGGCTATGCAGCATCCAAAG GAGCAATCAACCAAATAACGAAGAATTTTGCATGTGAATGGGCAAAAGACAATATTCGCACGAACACCGTTGCACCGGGGGGTGTCAAAACAACAATTATGCCACTT GATACTCCTCATGCTGAAGATTTAGAGCCACTCATCTCTCGAACTCCTATACGTCGTCTTGGAGAGCCTAATGAGATTTCATCAGTGGTGGCATTCCTTTGCCTTCCTGCGGCTTCATACATCACAGGACAAATAATATGTGTTGATGGGGGATACACAGTGACTGGTTTCTAG